One part of the Candidatus Kouleothrix ribensis genome encodes these proteins:
- a CDS encoding phage major capsid protein: MEAWPYGRVWADEAAPDRGRAARRSAALPDDQRAQGLDRADRRSGSILLPTGFHGEVIDAAARAWPVRALSRNVSITAASIEIAVRGAQLTDAEWTSVLGSGSEDASTPYQRVVVEPQFLIKWIKVSRALLRAGGKLAEEEIIGAITDATARPIEAALISGNGVLRPVGLLNVAGVPVTTTTGQLAIADVKRWIGGLAGRYHTGATALMHVDTYAALLELDTNSALFPNGQLVGRYPIALSDEFPSAGTNSASLTPGTTIAVLGDFSTYWVFDSLFEVQRLVERFAETHEVGFIARCELDAVVTRPVAFRALTIKA; this comes from the coding sequence GTGGAAGCATGGCCATATGGCCGAGTTTGGGCGGATGAAGCTGCGCCAGATCGAGGCCGAGCAGCGCGCCGCAGTGCTGCACTACCTGACGATCAGCGAGCGCAAGGGCTTGACCGGGCAGACCGACGAAGCGGGAGCATCCTGCTCCCAACCGGCTTCCACGGCGAAGTCATCGACGCGGCGGCGCGGGCCTGGCCGGTGCGCGCGCTGAGCCGGAACGTCTCGATCACCGCAGCGTCGATCGAGATCGCGGTGCGCGGTGCCCAGCTTACCGACGCCGAATGGACAAGCGTGCTCGGCAGCGGCAGCGAAGATGCAAGCACGCCCTATCAGCGTGTGGTCGTCGAGCCGCAATTCCTCATCAAGTGGATCAAGGTGAGCCGCGCACTGCTGCGCGCAGGCGGGAAGCTGGCGGAAGAGGAGATCATTGGGGCGATCACCGACGCGACGGCGCGGCCGATTGAGGCGGCGCTGATCAGCGGGAATGGGGTGCTGCGGCCCGTCGGCCTGTTGAACGTGGCGGGTGTGCCCGTCACCACCACCACCGGCCAGCTGGCCATCGCGGATGTGAAGCGGTGGATCGGCGGCCTGGCCGGCCGCTACCACACCGGCGCGACCGCTCTCATGCACGTCGACACCTACGCCGCGCTGCTCGAGCTGGACACCAACAGCGCGCTGTTCCCAAACGGCCAGCTGGTGGGGCGCTACCCGATCGCGCTCTCCGACGAGTTCCCCAGCGCCGGCACGAACTCGGCCAGCCTGACCCCCGGCACCACGATCGCGGTGCTGGGCGATTTCAGCACCTACTGGGTGTTCGACTCGCTGTTCGAGGTGCAGCGCCTGGTCGAGCGGTTCGCCGAAACCCACGAGGTGGGTTTCATCGCACGATGCGAGCTTGACGCAGTCGTGACGCGGCCGGTGGCGTTCCGCGCCCTGACGATCAAGGCCTAG
- a CDS encoding aldo/keto reductase, with translation MNTTSLGKSDLLVPRLGVGAMTWGDPKGLARFHPAKIAYGGAHGFEEEKRALESSIAADVILFDTAAMYSGGASELRLGELARGKDVLIASKFPGGFLFKAEDFSRELEGSLTRLGRSSIDLYQHHFPNPRVSIPKLMDLMANAIEAGKIKAVGVSRLLCAG, from the coding sequence ATGAACACAACATCATTAGGCAAAAGTGACCTTCTAGTGCCCCGACTCGGAGTCGGCGCGATGACTTGGGGCGACCCAAAGGGATTGGCCCGCTTTCATCCAGCCAAGATCGCTTACGGCGGCGCGCATGGATTCGAGGAAGAAAAGCGCGCTTTGGAGTCAAGTATAGCGGCAGACGTGATCTTGTTCGACACAGCTGCGATGTACAGCGGCGGTGCGTCCGAACTTCGGTTGGGGGAGCTGGCGCGCGGAAAGGATGTCTTGATTGCATCTAAGTTTCCAGGCGGTTTTTTATTCAAAGCGGAGGACTTTTCAAGGGAACTTGAGGGAAGTTTGACGCGGTTGGGACGAAGTTCGATAGACTTATACCAACATCACTTTCCCAATCCGCGAGTTTCCATCCCGAAATTGATGGATCTGATGGCTAATGCTATCGAGGCTGGAAAGATAAAAGCGGTTGGGGTGAGCAGGTTGCTTTGCGCTGGTTGA
- a CDS encoding NAD(P)-binding domain-containing protein translates to MKIGILGTSMVGQTISGKLAELGHDVMVGTRDVAKTQANIEPHPYGFPAFSIWQKEHAGVKLGTFADAAKHGEVVFNATNGTGSLEALKLAGETNFKGKILVDIANPLDFSQGNPPSLSVSNTDSLGEQIQRAYPNAKVVKTLNTVTAFLMVNPSLVANADHTLFVCGNDADAKAQVTEWLKGWFGWKDVIDLGDITNARGTEMYLPIWLRLWGALGTGMFNVKVMKQG, encoded by the coding sequence ATGAAAATCGGAATTCTTGGTACAAGTATGGTTGGTCAAACCATCAGTGGCAAACTGGCGGAACTTGGACATGATGTAATGGTCGGCACGCGCGACGTGGCAAAAACACAGGCGAACATTGAACCACATCCCTACGGCTTTCCAGCATTCAGTATTTGGCAGAAAGAACATGCGGGCGTGAAACTCGGAACCTTTGCCGATGCCGCCAAACACGGTGAAGTCGTATTCAATGCCACAAATGGCACAGGTTCGTTGGAGGCACTCAAACTGGCTGGCGAAACTAACTTCAAAGGTAAGATACTTGTGGATATTGCCAATCCGCTGGATTTCTCGCAAGGCAATCCACCGTCGCTTTCCGTGTCCAACACCGATTCACTCGGCGAGCAGATTCAGCGCGCTTATCCAAATGCGAAAGTGGTAAAGACCCTCAACACTGTGACCGCCTTCCTCATGGTCAACCCCAGTCTGGTTGCCAACGCCGATCACACGCTGTTTGTGTGTGGCAACGATGCAGATGCCAAAGCCCAAGTGACCGAATGGCTTAAAGGTTGGTTCGGTTGGAAAGATGTGATTGACTTGGGCGACATTACGAATGCGCGTGGCACAGAGATGTACCTACCTATCTGGCTTCGACTCTGGGGCGCGTTGGGAACGGGAATGTTCAATGTCAAGGTTATGAAACAAGGATAA
- a CDS encoding TetR/AcrR family transcriptional regulator, protein MKNEVTPKDKIFQTAARLFYKHGYRATGVDTIAAESGIGKMTLYRHFPSKDDLIIAYLKDSNDEFWNYFEQSTKNALTPREKLLAFFQGLQDYITTPECYGCPFLNIATEYPETDYPGHQVALEHKQSVRARFRQLAKEAGATNPEALANQLFLLMDGAYMASRMFGTKNPAAHVAEAARVLVDSVLE, encoded by the coding sequence ATGAAAAATGAAGTTACTCCTAAAGATAAAATATTCCAAACCGCCGCGCGTTTATTCTATAAACATGGTTATCGCGCCACAGGCGTGGATACTATCGCCGCCGAATCAGGCATCGGCAAGATGACTCTTTACCGTCACTTCCCCTCCAAAGACGATTTGATTATTGCTTATCTCAAAGACAGCAATGATGAGTTTTGGAATTATTTTGAGCAATCTACAAAAAACGCACTCACCCCACGCGAAAAATTACTGGCATTCTTTCAAGGCTTACAGGATTACATAACAACCCCCGAATGTTATGGTTGTCCATTTCTTAATATAGCAACTGAATATCCTGAAACGGATTATCCTGGTCATCAGGTCGCGCTTGAACACAAGCAATCTGTTCGCGCCCGTTTTCGTCAACTGGCAAAAGAAGCAGGCGCAACCAACCCCGAAGCACTTGCTAATCAACTCTTTCTTTTAATGGACGGCGCTTACATGGCGTCGCGCATGTTTGGAACTAAGAATCCCGCTGCACATGTTGCTGAAGCCGCGCGGGTTTTGGTCGACTCGGTTCTCGAATGA